Proteins co-encoded in one Chitinophagales bacterium genomic window:
- a CDS encoding DUF481 domain-containing protein codes for MLKIYVHLVIIVFLLFTGNLILNAQIINIEDRRLQIEDETTQDSVKWLGRIGLAFSWTQNKSKIFRMDGNAQFERLVKKHLLLSITDYSFAKFDENRFINQGFQHFRYNYRIRNRLTYEALFQIQTNKLANIDLRVLTGTGLRFRLYQKGKGNGFYGVTYLYEYEEESLEQLTHQNHRLSTYFSFEWLPVENITISSTTYYQPLFTDFSDYRITTQSNVVLPISKQFNFTVAISYIYDSHPAKGAPDRLYNFVNGLRFNF; via the coding sequence GTGTTAAAAATCTATGTACACCTTGTCATCATTGTCTTTCTCCTATTTACGGGGAATTTAATACTCAATGCTCAAATCATTAATATTGAAGACAGACGACTACAAATAGAGGATGAAACTACTCAAGATAGTGTAAAATGGTTGGGTCGAATTGGCTTGGCATTTAGCTGGACTCAAAACAAATCCAAAATTTTTAGAATGGATGGCAATGCCCAATTTGAGCGATTGGTCAAAAAACATTTACTACTAAGTATTACAGATTATAGCTTTGCAAAATTTGACGAAAATAGGTTTATTAATCAAGGCTTTCAGCATTTTAGGTACAATTATAGAATTAGAAATAGGTTGACGTATGAAGCTCTTTTTCAAATTCAAACCAACAAACTGGCGAATATTGATCTCAGGGTTTTAACAGGGACAGGCTTACGCTTTCGGCTGTACCAAAAAGGTAAAGGCAATGGATTTTATGGTGTTACCTATTTATATGAATATGAAGAAGAATCCTTGGAGCAACTTACACATCAAAACCATCGACTAAGCACTTATTTTTCTTTTGAATGGCTTCCCGTCGAAAATATTACCATTTCCTCCACAACTTATTATCAACCTTTATTTACAGATTTTTCGGACTATCGAATCACAACCCAATCAAACGTAGTATTGCCCATCAGTAAGCAGTTCAATTTTACCGTAGCCATTTCTTATATTTATGATAGTCATCCAGCAAAGGGCGCACCCGATAGACTGTACAATTTTGTAAATGGTCTGCGATTTAATTTCTGA
- a CDS encoding VWA domain-containing protein, with the protein MKKLLLLSALVLIAVVSMTNINIQIDFNGNEYKSPKMNDRTPLHEFVAKPIVLKNNGESNIQVALLLDTSNSMDGLIDQAKSQLWKMVNELALAKDQEGNVPNLQIALYEYGNDQLSSKEGYIRQVAPMTTDLDLISEKLFALTTNGGEEYCGHVIQTATKNLEWSDSNNDLKIIFIAGNEPFTQGNVDYKKSCKTAIENGIIINTIFCGDYEEGIRTQWKDGADLADGKYLNINQNEAVVHIETPYDKEIGELNNKLNDTYIGYGSKGKAKKERQMIQDSNASSYGTSNVAQRAMSKSSAAYKNSDWDLIDAVEESAVEVEKLEEEALPEEMKDMDTDERKAYIESKANERKEVQAQIQELSKKRRDYEATERAKMATEGSSTLDDAMIGTIREQAKSKAYKFKEQ; encoded by the coding sequence ATGAAAAAATTACTTTTGCTCTCAGCCCTCGTACTCATTGCAGTAGTCAGCATGACCAACATCAACATCCAAATTGACTTCAATGGCAATGAATACAAATCACCCAAAATGAATGACCGAACTCCTTTACATGAGTTTGTCGCCAAACCAATAGTCCTCAAAAACAATGGTGAAAGCAATATACAAGTTGCCTTGCTTTTGGACACCAGCAACAGCATGGACGGACTCATAGACCAAGCCAAATCTCAATTGTGGAAAATGGTTAACGAGCTCGCCCTCGCTAAAGACCAAGAAGGCAACGTTCCCAACCTTCAAATTGCGCTGTATGAATACGGAAACGACCAACTTTCGAGTAAGGAAGGCTACATTCGTCAAGTTGCGCCCATGACCACCGACCTCGATTTGATTTCCGAAAAACTCTTTGCCCTCACCACCAATGGAGGAGAAGAATACTGTGGTCATGTCATCCAAACCGCCACTAAAAACCTAGAATGGAGCGACAGCAACAACGACCTCAAGATCATCTTCATTGCAGGAAACGAACCTTTCACACAAGGCAATGTCGACTACAAAAAATCCTGCAAAACGGCCATCGAAAACGGCATCATCATCAACACCATTTTCTGCGGTGACTACGAAGAAGGTATTCGCACCCAATGGAAAGACGGAGCAGATTTGGCAGATGGTAAATACCTCAACATCAACCAAAACGAAGCTGTCGTACACATCGAAACACCTTACGACAAAGAAATTGGTGAACTCAACAACAAACTCAACGACACTTACATCGGATACGGCAGCAAAGGAAAAGCCAAAAAAGAACGCCAAATGATTCAAGATAGCAATGCAAGTTCTTATGGTACTTCCAATGTTGCCCAACGAGCTATGTCCAAATCCTCTGCCGCCTACAAAAACTCCGATTGGGATTTGATTGATGCAGTTGAAGAATCAGCCGTTGAAGTAGAAAAATTGGAAGAAGAGGCACTGCCCGAAGAAATGAAGGATATGGACACAGACGAGCGCAAAGCCTACATCGAATCCAAAGCCAATGAACGCAAGGAAGTGCAAGCACAAATTCAAGAACTCTCCAAAAAACGCCGAGATTACGAAGCCACCGAACGTGCAAAAATGGCTACGGAAGGTAGCAGCACTTTGGACGATGCCATGATTGGTACGATTCGAGAACAGGCTAAGTCTAAGGCTTATAAGTTTAAAGAGCAGTAA
- a CDS encoding DUF1697 domain-containing protein, which yields MKSKKEQYVAFLRGINVGGHHKVPMADLRKEMENLKFEKVVTLLNSGNIVFDAIAGDLERLEKTLSEHLEKTFGFPIPTIVRKAETIDELLKDNPFKDIILTKDIRLYVSFLQTDTETDLELPWESEDKSFKIISVSDKTIVSVLDLSISKTPKAMDALEKYFGKDITTRNWNTIKRIEKKLEDSR from the coding sequence ATGAAATCAAAAAAAGAACAATACGTTGCCTTTCTAAGAGGAATCAATGTAGGTGGTCACCACAAAGTCCCGATGGCAGACCTTCGCAAAGAAATGGAAAATCTGAAGTTTGAAAAAGTGGTGACGCTTCTAAATTCAGGTAATATCGTATTTGATGCAATTGCAGGTGATTTGGAGAGGCTCGAAAAAACGCTTTCAGAACATTTGGAAAAAACGTTTGGCTTTCCGATACCAACAATCGTCAGAAAAGCTGAAACGATTGATGAATTATTGAAGGACAATCCCTTCAAAGACATAATTCTCACCAAAGACATTCGATTGTATGTTTCGTTTTTGCAAACAGATACCGAAACCGATTTGGAGTTACCTTGGGAGAGTGAGGATAAATCCTTCAAAATAATCAGTGTGAGCGACAAAACCATTGTAAGTGTTTTAGATCTTTCGATATCCAAAACGCCAAAAGCAATGGACGCATTGGAGAAATATTTTGGAAAGGACATCACCACTCGAAATTGGAATACCATCAAACGAATAGAAAAAAAGCTGGAAGATAGTCGCTAA
- a CDS encoding PIN domain-containing protein — protein sequence MKIIVDTNILMSSILNSESRVGQMLINELDDIPKYSSYFLFVEIFDKKEKIIKYSRMEEEEVLELLFLVLKKIQFVNESQISDLSFEKARELTEDIDVKDIGFVALTIELEAILWTGDKKLYRGLKAKGFENVVNLEDLREMLGK from the coding sequence ATGAAAATCATTGTAGATACAAATATTCTGATGAGTAGCATACTCAATTCAGAAAGCAGAGTTGGGCAAATGCTTATCAATGAGTTAGATGACATTCCAAAATACTCTTCCTACTTCCTATTTGTGGAAATATTTGATAAAAAAGAGAAAATCATTAAATACTCACGAATGGAAGAAGAAGAAGTATTGGAATTATTATTTTTGGTGCTTAAAAAAATCCAATTTGTGAATGAAAGTCAAATTTCTGATTTGAGTTTTGAAAAGGCAAGGGAATTAACCGAAGATATTGATGTAAAGGATATTGGTTTTGTCGCATTGACGATTGAACTGGAGGCAATACTTTGGACAGGAGATAAAAAACTGTATAGAGGATTGAAGGCGAAAGGTTTTGAGAATGTGGTGAATTTAGAGGATTTGAGAGAGATGTTGGGAAAGTAA
- a CDS encoding ATP-binding protein, giving the protein MQGSINQHSSDEKLNQNDLWEIVESLNNPPTILPNNIVSIVENALILAEKQSDKKLLFLLHLRFGSYWIKRQNYGEAKKHTKLALQFARECESDEKITAARINLGIICTDTNKLNDALSHLTKALDKPATHQKFNIYASIAGVYTRLERQEAALEYFEKAKNEVAYQTDLRFAGLYICTGYALYRLERYDEALKDINIAIELFKDEPAYKQEMAMCLSNLGKITFSQGIYDESLGHTQKSLLLYEELQNPQFALSELLCLAKIYLELNQLDFAYDALKKMLQPSTKEDLLQLYIQAIRMIIDVTKKMKKLKECIDYQNELIEIQFEYFYPEKKDKIEALLNKKEEKIDVLILKNQKIEKQNQQLQQYNKELEQYAFIIAHDLKEPLCNISGFTTLLKGQYQQRLNPEVTDFLQYIESGTQHMHQLLEDLLQYSTIRIDHMKVKTVALTNIIQEVFEEAKQSLSIKEAHISISDELPSLYAESKHIKWLLSQLIRNSLKFSHRDRISLIEIRSYEQNQKIFIEVKDNGIGIEKVHQQKVFRIFQRLNKEDYKVTGIGLAMCKKIVGLYDGEIDIDSEVGVGTRVYFHLPVVN; this is encoded by the coding sequence ATGCAAGGATCAATCAATCAACATAGTTCTGACGAAAAATTGAATCAAAATGATCTTTGGGAGATTGTCGAATCATTGAATAATCCCCCTACGATACTTCCCAATAACATTGTTTCTATTGTTGAAAACGCACTCATTCTTGCTGAAAAACAATCAGACAAAAAGCTTTTATTTCTATTACATCTCAGATTTGGAAGTTATTGGATCAAAAGACAAAACTATGGAGAAGCTAAAAAACATACCAAATTAGCCTTGCAGTTCGCTAGGGAGTGTGAGAGTGATGAAAAAATTACAGCAGCCAGAATAAACTTGGGAATCATCTGTACAGATACCAATAAACTGAACGATGCACTTTCTCACCTAACCAAAGCTCTGGACAAACCTGCTACTCATCAAAAATTCAATATTTATGCATCAATTGCAGGAGTATATACAAGGCTAGAAAGACAGGAAGCGGCATTAGAATACTTCGAAAAAGCTAAAAATGAAGTAGCCTATCAAACCGATTTAAGATTTGCTGGCTTGTATATCTGCACGGGCTACGCACTCTATAGGCTCGAAAGGTATGACGAAGCACTCAAAGACATAAATATTGCTATCGAACTATTCAAAGACGAGCCTGCATACAAACAAGAAATGGCTATGTGTTTATCGAATCTTGGCAAGATTACATTTTCACAAGGAATATACGATGAAAGCCTTGGGCATACTCAAAAATCGCTTTTATTATACGAGGAGTTGCAGAATCCTCAGTTTGCTTTGTCTGAGTTACTATGCTTAGCAAAAATATATTTGGAACTGAATCAATTAGATTTTGCTTACGATGCCTTAAAAAAAATGCTCCAACCTTCCACAAAAGAAGATCTCTTGCAGCTCTACATACAAGCAATAAGAATGATTATCGATGTTACAAAAAAAATGAAGAAGCTAAAAGAGTGTATTGACTATCAAAATGAACTTATTGAAATCCAATTTGAATATTTCTATCCCGAAAAGAAGGATAAAATCGAAGCACTACTCAATAAAAAAGAAGAGAAAATCGATGTGTTGATACTGAAGAATCAGAAAATTGAAAAACAAAATCAACAACTCCAACAATACAATAAAGAATTGGAGCAATATGCTTTCATCATTGCACACGACCTCAAAGAACCGCTCTGCAATATTTCTGGGTTTACCACCCTTTTGAAAGGTCAATATCAGCAACGATTGAATCCAGAAGTCACTGATTTCCTTCAATACATAGAATCGGGTACACAACACATGCATCAACTATTGGAAGACCTATTGCAGTATTCCACGATTCGTATAGATCATATGAAGGTTAAAACAGTAGCCTTAACCAATATTATTCAAGAAGTATTTGAAGAAGCGAAACAGTCTTTATCTATCAAAGAAGCCCATATTTCGATATCAGACGAGCTTCCTTCTCTATACGCCGAGTCGAAACACATCAAGTGGTTGTTAAGCCAACTCATTAGAAATTCCCTTAAATTCAGTCATAGAGACCGAATTAGTCTGATAGAAATTCGCAGTTATGAGCAAAACCAAAAAATCTTCATTGAAGTCAAAGACAATGGAATAGGCATCGAAAAAGTCCATCAACAAAAAGTCTTTCGCATCTTCCAACGCCTAAACAAAGAGGATTACAAGGTTACAGGTATTGGGTTGGCGATGTGCAAAAAAATCGTAGGGCTATATGATGGTGAAATAGACATAGATTCCGAAGTTGGCGTGGGTACGAGGGTTTATTTTCACTTGCCTGTTGTCAATTAA
- a CDS encoding GNAT family N-acetyltransferase, producing MLLLRKANLTDLQTLQHWDKQEHVIESDPNDDWNWETELTREPEWRQQLIAEVDGKPIGFVQIIDPAKEETHYWGDIEANKRAIDIWIGEKKNLGKGYGTKMMQLALKICFADLEVNEVLIDPLESNTEAIRFYKRLGFEFKEKRQFGEDKCEVYSISRGQWMIQMDNDKLNKSK from the coding sequence ATGCTCCTCCTAAGAAAAGCAAACCTCACCGATCTCCAAACCCTCCAACATTGGGACAAGCAAGAACACGTCATAGAATCTGACCCAAATGACGATTGGAATTGGGAAACTGAACTCACAAGAGAACCAGAATGGAGGCAACAACTCATTGCAGAAGTCGATGGAAAACCGATTGGTTTTGTGCAAATCATTGACCCTGCAAAAGAAGAAACCCATTATTGGGGCGACATTGAAGCAAACAAAAGAGCGATTGATATTTGGATTGGAGAGAAAAAAAACTTGGGGAAAGGATATGGTACGAAGATGATGCAATTGGCTCTTAAAATATGTTTTGCAGATTTGGAGGTCAATGAGGTGTTGATTGACCCTTTGGAGTCCAACACAGAGGCTATCCGATTTTACAAAAGATTGGGTTTTGAATTCAAAGAGAAAAGGCAATTTGGAGAGGATAAGTGCGAGGTGTATTCGATTAGTAGGGGGCAATGGATGATTCAAATGGACAATGACAAACTGAATAAAAGCAAATGA
- a CDS encoding ATP-binding protein: MQKLIGRQKEIQKLRKHLQSHKSEFVAIYGRRRVGKTFLVRQVFDNQFAFQLTGMANVNTRGQLTKFHAALQRYFPQSNDLEPAKNWFTAFEQLITLLEADETTDKKVIFLDELPWLDTRGANFLSGLEHFWNSWASARDDILLIVCGSAASWMVKNLLKNRGGLHNRVTDRMKLSPFNLAETEELLKYKGIVYDRYQIILLYMVFGGIPFYLEKIDSRFSATQNVNELCFEYNAPFRDEYEELYASLFKKSEKHLAIIEALAQKKKGLSRAEIIRLTKLSNGGGLTRVLKELEESSFIRRYQGFGKKKRESLYQLVDFYSLFYLNFIQKSSPDDENFWINALQSPTFRAWSGYAFEMVCLHHVSQIKQALGIAGVQTSVATWTSPEAQIDLLIDRKDRVINLCEMKFSISPFTINKQYAANLRNKMGSFREATQTKKAIFLTIISTYGLAQSPYKGMIQNDLTMVVLFE, encoded by the coding sequence ATGCAAAAACTGATTGGCAGACAAAAAGAAATCCAAAAACTTAGAAAACACCTTCAATCCCACAAATCTGAATTTGTTGCGATTTATGGGCGGCGAAGAGTCGGGAAAACTTTTTTGGTAAGGCAAGTATTTGACAATCAATTCGCTTTTCAACTGACGGGAATGGCGAATGTAAACACCCGAGGGCAATTGACCAAATTTCACGCAGCATTGCAGCGATACTTCCCTCAAAGCAATGACCTTGAACCTGCCAAAAACTGGTTTACAGCTTTTGAACAATTGATTACTTTATTGGAGGCAGATGAAACGACTGACAAAAAGGTGATTTTTTTGGATGAATTGCCGTGGTTGGATACACGTGGGGCTAATTTCCTATCAGGTTTAGAGCATTTTTGGAACAGTTGGGCAAGTGCAAGAGATGATATTCTATTGATTGTCTGCGGTTCGGCTGCTTCTTGGATGGTCAAAAACTTACTAAAGAATAGAGGAGGATTGCACAATAGAGTTACTGACCGAATGAAACTATCGCCTTTCAATTTGGCGGAAACAGAGGAACTACTCAAATACAAAGGCATTGTTTACGACAGATATCAAATCATTCTGTTGTATATGGTTTTTGGAGGGATTCCCTTTTATTTAGAGAAAATTGACTCAAGATTTAGTGCCACACAGAATGTCAATGAATTGTGTTTTGAATACAATGCACCTTTTAGGGATGAATATGAAGAATTGTATGCTTCTTTGTTTAAAAAATCGGAAAAACATCTTGCCATCATTGAAGCTTTGGCACAGAAAAAAAAGGGTTTAAGTCGAGCCGAAATCATCCGATTGACCAAACTATCTAATGGTGGTGGCTTGACCCGTGTTTTGAAGGAATTGGAAGAAAGCAGTTTTATTAGGCGTTATCAAGGCTTTGGAAAGAAAAAACGGGAAAGCCTTTATCAATTGGTGGACTTTTATTCTTTGTTTTACCTCAATTTTATCCAAAAATCAAGCCCTGATGATGAAAATTTTTGGATAAATGCACTTCAATCTCCTACATTTAGAGCATGGAGTGGCTATGCTTTTGAGATGGTTTGTTTACACCATGTTTCACAAATCAAACAGGCTTTGGGGATAGCAGGTGTCCAAACTTCTGTGGCAACTTGGACTTCTCCCGAAGCACAAATAGACCTATTGATTGACCGCAAGGATAGGGTTATCAATCTTTGTGAAATGAAATTTTCCATCAGTCCTTTCACCATCAACAAGCAATATGCCGCCAATCTACGAAACAAAATGGGTTCTTTCCGAGAGGCTACTCAAACGAAAAAAGCCATTTTTTTGACCATCATTTCGACTTATGGATTGGCTCAAAGCCCCTATAAAGGAATGATTCAAAATGATTTGACGATGGTGGTGCTTTTTGAATAA
- a CDS encoding HNH endonuclease has protein sequence MWKPVEQIKKALIELNGVGKLDEIYDRCPNYSDSYLRKVIQSYSSDSNTYPKYKDLFFSVNGIGKGVWGLRNFFPQIENNMSLENNPIRGLSLQNRIVRDTALVKEIKKMVANKCQLCNLYFKLPNGKFYIEGHHIKPLGQPYNGPDSADNILIVCPNCHIKCDYKLIELNLNSIMNNKQNISQKYIDFHNYEYKVHYL, from the coding sequence ATGTGGAAACCTGTTGAACAAATAAAAAAAGCTTTAATTGAATTAAATGGTGTTGGAAAATTAGATGAGATATATGATAGGTGTCCAAACTATTCAGATTCTTATTTAAGGAAAGTGATACAATCTTATTCTAGTGATAGTAATACATACCCAAAATATAAAGATTTATTTTTTTCAGTAAATGGTATTGGTAAAGGTGTTTGGGGATTAAGAAATTTCTTTCCACAAATTGAGAATAATATGTCACTAGAAAACAATCCAATTAGAGGCTTATCCTTACAAAATAGAATAGTAAGGGATACAGCTTTGGTTAAAGAAATAAAGAAAATGGTAGCAAATAAATGCCAATTATGTAATTTATACTTTAAACTACCAAACGGAAAATTCTATATAGAAGGACATCACATTAAACCTTTAGGACAACCCTATAATGGTCCAGATTCTGCTGATAATATATTAATTGTTTGTCCAAATTGTCATATAAAGTGTGATTATAAATTAATAGAGCTAAATTTGAATAGCATAATGAATAATAAACAAAATATATCTCAAAAATATATTGATTTTCATAATTATGAATACAAAGTACATTATTTATAA
- a CDS encoding VIT domain-containing protein, whose protein sequence is MKKLTSIIILLLFSFPFNSYAGGLMIATHKTDGWTIPRDFPPMPPIEPRRPPMPVNPFPLEVKSEKVEINIEGQAAKTSIDQTFYNPDNRQLEGYFLFPIPKDATLNNFSMYINGKETAAELLDADKARKIYEDIVRQLRDPALLEYSQQGLFKVRIFPIEPRSETRIKIAYSQLLDQDDGTVEYVYPLNTEKYSAKPLQNLSLVVNMEADNDLKTIYSPTHEVEIIRKGAKQAKIGFEASEVKPNVDFKLYFNTDNQAIGASVLSFKPNKKDGFFLLTFHPGIAEQEQEIAEKDITFVLDVSGSMSGEKLEKAKESLLFCVNNLNKGDHFNIVRFSTEARSLFDDLQEANKDNVLEARTFIEGLKAVGGTNIDEALEKALSAKSREDRPYMVVFITDGKPTIGVTEEDELVKKLTAYNSENTRIFTFGIGEDINTHLLDKITEHTKAFRSYILPDEDIEVKISNFYTKVSSPVLTDLKLGFSRNVNVFQTYPKDLPDLFKGSSVTVLGRYDNKGSDNVSVMLSGKVNGQSKSFKYDASLPNDTYEKHDFIPPLWASRAVGYLLDQIRLHGNDKELVEEVVTLAKEYGIVTPYTSYLILEDEEMRRGTTGRASPRPIEQPDFWERNSNMDSAEEEYGAMKRKEGANSVRSSQEIQSLNKASNIGQTKQGQSRMYKGTSKDDNEDIANQYRNIQGRAVYQNQGNSWIDAEVLSPKNQNAKRQRIAFASEEYFDLLKKTPKVSEFLSLGNNVVFYWEGVVYEVFE, encoded by the coding sequence ATGAAAAAATTAACTTCAATAATAATCCTACTTCTATTTTCCTTTCCCTTCAATAGCTACGCAGGCGGCTTGATGATAGCCACCCATAAAACCGATGGATGGACCATACCGAGAGATTTTCCTCCAATGCCACCCATTGAGCCACGTCGTCCACCCATGCCCGTCAATCCATTCCCATTGGAGGTCAAATCCGAAAAAGTGGAAATCAACATTGAAGGACAGGCAGCTAAGACGAGTATTGACCAAACGTTTTACAATCCCGACAACCGACAATTGGAAGGTTACTTTTTGTTTCCCATTCCCAAAGACGCAACATTGAACAACTTTTCGATGTACATCAACGGCAAAGAAACGGCTGCCGAACTATTGGATGCCGACAAAGCCCGCAAAATTTACGAAGACATTGTGCGTCAATTGAGAGACCCCGCACTGTTGGAATACAGTCAACAAGGACTGTTCAAAGTGCGGATTTTTCCGATAGAACCTCGAAGCGAAACCCGCATCAAAATCGCCTATTCGCAATTGCTCGATCAAGATGATGGAACGGTAGAATATGTCTATCCTTTGAACACCGAAAAATACTCCGCCAAACCGCTGCAAAACCTCAGTTTGGTGGTGAACATGGAAGCGGACAACGACCTGAAAACCATCTATTCACCCACCCACGAAGTAGAAATCATCCGCAAAGGAGCGAAACAAGCCAAAATTGGTTTTGAAGCATCAGAGGTGAAGCCCAATGTCGACTTCAAACTCTACTTCAATACCGACAATCAAGCCATTGGTGCATCGGTTTTGTCCTTCAAACCCAACAAAAAAGACGGTTTTTTCTTGCTGACCTTCCATCCTGGCATTGCAGAACAGGAGCAGGAAATTGCCGAAAAAGACATCACTTTTGTCCTAGACGTATCGGGCAGTATGTCGGGTGAAAAACTGGAGAAAGCCAAAGAATCGCTGCTGTTTTGCGTCAATAATTTGAACAAAGGAGATCACTTCAATATCGTGCGTTTTTCGACTGAGGCGAGGAGTTTGTTTGACGATTTGCAGGAAGCGAATAAGGACAATGTATTGGAAGCGAGAACGTTTATTGAAGGTTTGAAAGCAGTTGGAGGCACGAATATTGACGAGGCTCTCGAAAAAGCCTTGTCCGCCAAATCCCGAGAAGACCGCCCCTACATGGTGGTGTTCATTACGGACGGAAAACCTACAATTGGCGTGACGGAAGAAGACGAATTAGTAAAAAAATTGACCGCCTACAACAGTGAAAATACACGCATTTTTACCTTTGGAATTGGCGAGGACATCAATACGCATTTGCTCGACAAAATCACTGAACACACCAAAGCTTTTCGCAGCTATATCCTTCCAGACGAAGACATTGAAGTGAAGATTTCTAACTTTTACACCAAAGTCAGTTCGCCCGTTTTGACGGATTTGAAGCTGGGGTTTAGCCGCAATGTGAACGTTTTTCAGACCTATCCCAAAGACCTACCCGATTTGTTCAAAGGTTCGTCTGTCACCGTTTTGGGGCGATACGACAACAAGGGCAGCGACAATGTGAGTGTGATGCTTTCGGGCAAAGTGAATGGTCAAAGCAAGTCTTTCAAATATGATGCAAGTCTGCCCAACGATACATACGAAAAACACGATTTCATTCCACCGCTTTGGGCTTCAAGGGCAGTTGGTTATCTACTCGACCAAATCCGACTGCATGGCAACGACAAAGAATTGGTGGAGGAAGTGGTTACTTTGGCGAAAGAATACGGGATTGTAACTCCCTATACGAGTTATTTGATTTTGGAGGATGAGGAAATGCGGCGTGGAACTACTGGGCGTGCAAGTCCTCGCCCTATTGAACAACCCGATTTTTGGGAACGCAACAGCAACATGGACAGTGCAGAGGAAGAATATGGTGCGATGAAACGCAAGGAGGGCGCAAACAGTGTTCGCAGCAGTCAAGAGATTCAATCGCTCAACAAGGCTTCTAATATTGGTCAAACAAAACAGGGACAAAGCCGAATGTATAAAGGGACTTCAAAAGACGATAACGAAGACATCGCCAATCAATACCGCAATATTCAAGGTCGTGCGGTCTATCAAAATCAGGGCAATTCTTGGATCGATGCGGAAGTCCTTTCGCCCAAAAACCAAAATGCCAAACGCCAACGCATTGCTTTTGCTTCGGAGGAATACTTTGATTTGTTGAAGAAAACGCCTAAGGTTTCGGAGTTTTTGAGCTTGGGGAATAATGTGGTGTTTTATTGGGAAGGGGTTGTGTATGAGGTTTTTGAATGA